The Leptidea sinapis chromosome 24, ilLepSina1.1, whole genome shotgun sequence region ttaatgttaataacttactttttaacgaaaggaaaacaaaatgtataaggtttacacttccaaatataaagcaccaaccaacacctataaaaattaataatgacaaacttgatgtagtagaaacgacaacattcctaggcattacattagactttaagctacaatggggtgctcacataaaatacttatgtaatcgacttagctctgcagtatttgcgataaaaaaattaggcagctgacagatgttgaaacggctagacttgtatatttcagctactttcatagtgtcatgtcttacggaattatattgtggggtagggctgcagatattgaaaacatatttgtgcagcagaaaagagcaattcgagcagtttataaaatgcgttcaagggattcattgagagaaaagtttagtgaaataaatattatgacagtacactgccagtacatttACGAGAACCTCCaatacgcccataaaaatattagccaatttaaaaagaaaagtgatgtacacagtgtcaatactcgaaacaaacataaactcgcaattccatctactaggctccgtaaaattgctacatcttttaaagtggattgtgttgtattttataacaaactccaaaattaaattaaaatgttacctattaaaaaatttaaatgtatcgtaaaaaataaattaacatctaaggcgtATTATAGTgtaaaagattatttgaatgataaagatagttggaattaatgttctaaattttgttaatgaatattgttatactcatttgaatgctattgtaacttttgtacttcatcctgacttgcactaaataacttataaagttttacagtgaataaagattttttgactttgactttaacaaACTAcagtaaaaatgaaatttttttcacattatagatatttaaataaattttttcggaataatatttacataaaacactgacaaaatcaaagaaaatagcGTGGAATGCACTGCGGTGaatggcacaaatgagtaatagtctatacactacacggtcagctgctgcgaactataagtaccgcccgaccgtcacgcgacgtgcaacacacagacgaaaaagtttgagacgacgTAAtataagtttcactttaaaacatattacaaaattaattttattatttgataaacTGAAACCCGACTGTTTATTGCCTAAATTTTCCTCTTGACGGGAAGGGTGTCTACAGTGTGTGTCATCTACAGATAGTATCATGTTATATCTCCCCTTTTTTGTAATAAGCCTTTTAAATTTGTTACttatttcatttttctttacatttctttctttaatagacattgcgaaaaaagTCACCAAAGTACTCGTACCACTAACTTTTACAGTTTgagccatgttaatcattcaaactagatcaaaattgtataaaaaattatttaccgtttaccaatactatgtaacatgacatagttttgttatttttgtaaagagaattgtatcatttttgtaataaattaaaaatgtttctaatgATGAATTAAAACAATCTTGTGCAAGAGaagtaacctagctccgctctgattgcttaaggcgacactaaatgccagcgaccttgagcgatatgagttcacggcttccggcccgccatctatgtaacaaagccaatattttcaaaattcttgcgtggaaaacagtttatatgcttacgaTCTTCGTCATTCATTActaatgtgaataaatatacatacacaaaaaagtacaagctataagaataacttttctgagagttgtactaaaatAATGCGTCATGCCaagccaaaaaacttgtttaactgcaaggaaaagtggtagttcaaaaaggctctggagtgttaactacaaccaacagcaagcattagcaacctacaaataagacttaaggatatgtgtaacaggattaaaaagtgttcatagctcgaaatgctatattttcaccaaaaaacttgtctaaaaacaccttgtttgccgCTGTATGCTCAATAAGCGGTATAATTtaatcttcatttttattttacagctgTGGCACTGTACCTCGCTTCAGGCTTAGGAATAACTGCAGGTGCTCATAGGCTCTGGGCCCACAAATCCTACAAAGCCAAGCTCCCACTCCGCATAATGCTCACCGTTTTCAACACTATTGCTTTCCAAGTGAGTGTATTGAAttgcatcaattttttttttgtgaatattcGTTAAAATGCTAAGCTTATTCAGCTTGATtctagacagtctctcaaagaaaaatatatagaaataaatattattactgttcATATTCagtacatattttatgaaaattcacagaaatcatcacctttttgctcttaattgtcattttcattattataacactagaaatgcctgaaactaattctagtaggcttcatactcgtaagatacataatagctgttcaggcattattaataaataaatttaaatattttaaaaattgctctgtcgtaaatcctattactctacAGCTGATTAGTGATCCgagagcctgggactagattatgtttattttatagcaatagcaatcacagtagaatgttttattttttatttaaaagaccgcaaaaaaaagaatgctgggagagttacttgcgccccttcttctctcagagcgccatttgtttccgaagtggtagtagtgtctagtatattagaaataacatcaaaaagaattccaactgaatcaattttgagaaaaaaaatgccttttatgccttttattcacTTGAGGAGAAACATTggaaataaatagattaaatcCATACAAACGTGGTTTGATCACGTAGTAATTCATTCACATTCACAATACAAAGGGAAATATATggcatacatattatataagaatACGTACAGATAATAGGTACAGAGGGAAAGCTTCTTAAGAGCGGGCAAAATTGTTACCTATTTTGGTAGGGTTGTCACAAaagttaattttcttttattaacgcgagtgttacacatttaaataaaacacttttaaaggattaaaacgcgtctaATTGTAAAGGttcttacatttttatttgtgtaaaagttacatttttattttacttaacccgacgtttcaagacctttccagatctcgttttcagggggactgcagatgaagtgagtcaaagatagtatttgccAATAATGACAACtgtgacaaatactatctttgactcacttcatctcaCTTCAcagataaaaatgtaacttttacgcaaacatctaatgtaaaaaccgttacaattacacgcgttttaatcctttaaaagtgttttatataaacaaaaagttaagataagtttaattaaaattaagtggTCGTCCTCGTTGACGCATAAATAAAAAGATGACTGCACCAATACGCTGCACTGGGCCACCCACACCgcattaaaagtgtttgtttctacgagagaattttatttattagaccTCCTTCTTCCCAGAGTTGACTGCAATTATGAAACATACAATGGCAAATTATTGGATGTTTCCAACAAGGATCCAACAGTCACCCGTTGCTCGATAAGTATTCGTAACCACTATACCAAAGGGCTCATAGATTTAAAGTGTATATTAGGAAGTGAAGTGTatgaaacataatatgtaatatattgttATCAGATAATGGAGCTTAACCTTCGACCACCgactataatttttaattataaacaagtCAGTAAGTAAATAATTCCATCCAAAGATAAAATGCACGGCTTGTTATGTAAAATTTTCATGCAGCATTACGACCTCTGACATAAATTATCTTTGAACTTGTACAGACAATAATTGCTTATCTGTGCATGCGGAACGTGAGCGAATACTTTCTCTGTGATCAGTCACAATACGAATGATCGCGTACTTTTGTCAAACGATAAATGAATAATAAGATTATTTTGGCATTTGAATGACATTGACAGGGGGGCGTTAGTGTAGTTTATGGGCTGCCAGCTAATGAAGTCTTCTTAATTGTAGGCAATTTATTAACGTTGAATAATCAAGtaagttttgtaataaaaaggcataaaaggcatttattttctcaaaattgattcctttagaattctttttgatgttatttctaatatactagacactactaccgcttcggaaacaaatggcgctctgagagaagaaggggcgcaagaaactctcccagcattctttttttgcgctcttttcaataaaaatatacaataatgtacagtcatttctatcgctataaaataatcacaatctagtcccaggctgtccgatcatttagatattcagcagtggagtaataggatttacgacagagccatttttttataaaacatttaaatttatttatagacaatgcctgaacaatggctgagactttattatagaagtgtatacatttaccctaaaagctattatgtatgtataaataatatacccGTAAGATGCAGACCAAATATATATCCTGCAAATTCTTCTCTATTTAATGGATAAAATATAGCAGTGTGGGTCTAAAACGAAAACAAGCCGTTTACTTTTAGATTTGTTCCAATTAaactatacaaataatttaagttttctttattgctaattccgccaatatttgtttttaaaacaattcgtcgtgtcgaattgttttaaaaacaaatattggcggaattaacactaaagaaaacttaaatcatttgtataattatggatttccgcaaagtaacgcctaattcaataaattttccaatTAAACTATATCaatgtttgtatattaaaaaCTGCACTTTTATCATATTTACTGGAATCATCATGGAGGCCGCTACTTTCTTCATCTGAACATAAGTCttcattattttcttttctttggGCCAGCTTTCATGAGCCAGATCTTTAATATTCTAAGAGCCAGCTatcacttagattaaggattggtttccgctgcTCTACATCAGCTAGATACTACACTACCTTagaacaatagcttctttattgtagcatcttgacactcaatggtatctttcaaaATTCGATACAtaagcttcgtgttattttgcattgaaattaataaatttcagaTCCCaatgtctttattatttcttgtagtattcttttacaatgttttactacgcaacctttcaattattagcaaagtttaactgaACATGTGGtacatcaacgtcacacattgttcgagactgcctcgtccatttgggcgtagtaaaggctgccgcactttgcgactacgcctgcgataTCTAGTGGAAGCggagcggagatcaatccttaatttaaGACTTTAATATTCTAAAAGCCTCTatcaaatataatacatattgttaTCATAGCAACGATTATTACTGGTAAATATAACATCGACACTAAAGTTCATTAAATCGTGTTGTTGTATTTTTGGGTAATCGAAAAACAAATGCACACGAGATAGATAATATTATCTGTTTTAAAATAAGCGGCAATATTATTCTGATATGCCTTGAATTACTGTTATCGTCGCACCTTGTTGTCAATCACTATTTTGATTACAAAGTTATAGTTATAGAtgttatgagaaaaatatgcatttaatttataacaattattgtgtCCTACGCTTCACCTCTGCGGCTGGATTATTCAGCTTAATATttgaacacaaataaaatttgaaaaacaaaattttatgaactatgcgggattcgtacccacgacctccagcgttccgtgccggtgctctaaccaactgagctaaccgttcgagtaccgcctcgttataaaattctgtttgctttgttaaactatcaggttgtggctttatctacaggatctactttacagttgataacctgctcaaacccaatatttgcatattaggaaatttacttgagatgtcgctcttgtaaatctaaacaatatgttatattttttttaaagtgataaccctcatttctaggattaatacacaaataaaatttgaaaaacaatattttatgaacgatgttaGAATATATGTTAGAATATTTTATGATAGATCTATTATgtgatgtaaaataaaatcgaaAGTGGACACACTCATTCggtagtaattataaaattttctgtCGTATTGACGTAACACTGCGTGGTGATTGAAAAAAGCTCCTTTTATCGTCGGTCGACCAAGAGATTTGCACCCAGAATTCTTTACTTCTTCTGCGCCTTCGTACGTATAATAGCATTGCCAGAAGTTGTCGTCGACTGAAAGGATTTATGATCAACGACGTGAATGCTCTGGTGTGGTTTCGCCTAAAATGCCGCATGCCAAAAAGTGGCCCCTGAATTGCTTGGAATTGGATAAGAGATCGGACTAGTGCGTAAGCAATATCCGAATTCAGTCCGAGATTTCTTGACCTGTTTTTTTCTCGGGTaaggatcggacgtagtgcaaaaGCGCTCTCAAAAAATTTCAAATCCTTTTAAATTCATACCATAAATCATTTCGCGCCACCCTTATAAGTGTAAATAAGAATCGCGTCATTTATAGAACTAATGTAATCCAATATTATAAAagctttaaatattaaaatttcgaaTTACTTAATTCATTTTATCTTGAAGGAAcaggataaattattaaaagttttacgttttttgtaattttaaagtgATCATATTGTTATGATTCTAGCTCTTATGGTAACCTAGGCAaagtaacaaataatatttcatacattACTTGGACGGCTCCGGTATTATATTACTCAggttatatattaaatacaagaGCTCACCGTCGGTAACACACatcaaaccagtgggaggctcctttgcacatgatgccggctggattatgggtaccacaacggcgcctatttctgtcgtgatttaatgtgtaagcaatactgtgtttcggtctgaaggacgccgtacctagtgaaattgctgggaaaatgagacaacatctcaCTTAACACACAACAGacttaatgtctcaaggtgacgagctcaattgtagtactgctcagaatatttgcgtttttcaataatcctgagtgggactgcattgcaatggacagggcgtatcaattactatcagctgatcgttttgctcgtctcgtcccttagtttcataaaaacacATACATcacaactttatattataacaagtttattgATGTGTAAACAAAACGGACATTTAGCGCCTACAAAATGTTGATAGCAAGAGTGTTTTCTCGCATCAAATGTCTATTACTGTGGTTCATCAAATTGTGAGCCAATAAAGAGCCCtctaatacaaaaaataataaaattctaatcTTTTTGCAGGATTCCGTACTAGATTGGGCTCGCGACCATCGAATGCATCACAAATACTCGGAAACTGACGCAGATCCACACAACGCCACTCGAGGCTTCTTCTTCTCCCATATTGGCTGGTTGCTGGTCAGAAAACACCCCGAGATCAAAGCTAAGGGACCTACAATCGAATTGGATGACCTACGAGCTGATCCTGTATTAAGATTCCAAAAGAAGTAAGTCTTCAATAAAACGCAGTTTgctcaaaataaattcacggtagtatgaaaaaaaataggaaGAGTGCGACAAGCGAGAATGCATTGGTCACTTGAAGGTATTTAATCAGCACGTTTGAGTCTTGGTAATGGTGGTTGGTTTTATAAAaccagggggcctactcctaaaatcgatattcgatatatcgtggcattagtcgtgtcgaattctactcttagttacatcgtattcaatgtcgaaacgatgatttaaagaacgaaacatttttcgatattatcggtcctaaccctactcttagttgaaaatgtcagagacgaatattcgaatttggcAAATACTCacacgtcacttttacgataatctcaacgacacctactaggctgtcgttgctattatcgtttaaagttgtatagatatatttgccatacaatatacatacttaataaatattattaaaataattatctgtgatttactattcaataggatttttttacttccaagtaatttaagtcattttgttgatcgcttatgcgtagaaagtaaagcaaatggccgcctgagaaataggaagtcgacgagaagggttgagttatgaacttttttttatattttattatccgcaagttttgtattatttattcaattttaaatggtcatattatattcattacgtatttttttaatatttacattatgtgtaaatgatactaaattggtggtgcagagtctgtcATGATCCTTAGCGTCtaagctatgttttgacttttgacacttaacagcgacatagcccagataatatttaggtttgcgcataattcattcgctctaacatcgtaaaaaaatcataatattagtctatggttacgatgttgttacgataaaggatatggaatacgaacatttgttagagtagggtaagTGCGATATATCCGGAGTtttgtcgtatcgttccgaatatatcgttgtcgattgtgcgagtagacctccagagCAGTCACAAGAGCGTCACCGATATTATAAAGCTAATAAATACAGGCGcggcctagtttaatgctagtgacaactaaaataatgttaatcattttaattaattattagaagcactacttatgtaaaactataatttctTTAGTTTTTCGTTTATTTCTTGTGATAACATTCATATAAAATCTTCACAGCTATAATATTTtacgttttatttttgtatttttcagctgtttgtattaaatttacaaatttttattgttaaagttgtgattaattaattatggtTAGTGTAAGATTAATAGTGTAtctaatatttaattcaattgtATCGCTGAAAGATttacaaatgaataaaaaaaaatcaataacaaAATTGAAAACCTTCAACATAATAGGGTATTCtctgatttattttaatatattaaaaaatgatcgTAAAGATATGATAACCAACTGGTActtttaatttctcaaaataattacaCTTTATGCCAGGAAAAGTTGTTTTAAACTTAAACGATAAATAGTCGCGCCAAAAACGGAGCCACCATAatcgtgacgtcataataacataaacaaagaaacgTTGAATGTACAGTGCAATccaattgatttaaataaaaataaaaatgttctttCATAGACTGTATCAATGGTGTGttgctaaaaatatattgtttctgctatagtgacgtcacaaaatggcggTCGGCGTTTTCGGTCACGTGACATACACATATAAagctttgattttattttggaaaatataaatacatctCATGTTTTTGTAACAAATTAGTATTGAATTCGTATTTCTTgtgataaaaacacaataaataacAAACTTTCACAATTTCATTTTGACAAATGAAACTAGCCTATTAATAGCTTATTCTACTCAGCTCTgaaggcagtctattttgaatggatgaattgacgttcaataagtgattttgaatcctactttgaataaaaatatttgaatttgaatatgataagTGGCGGGCGAGATTGAACCGGGGGCAACGCGTTGAGAATGGACGCACGAGGCTCACTTGGTGGTTAGGTGAACATTCGCACTGAtcgcatcattttttttttaaaagtacatCCACTAATAAGTAATTACCGCCGCTCACACTCTCaatcaacaccagaggaattacaacgTCTGTTGTCCTGTTCAAGTATATTCTAAAAGTTATTAAAGAATCattaatagaaaaatttaaagaaattttgaCTTTTGCTTctgaatatattcttgataatgttctatattatGGTCATAAGCATATTGAGtaatttgctagaaaatgtgacaatcataatgttaacacgaggaacaaacataaacttgttatgcctaccgCTCGGCTAAGTcgggttagtaagtcttttgtggggcgatgtatatgcttttacaacaagatcccagaaaatgttcaaaactacagtattacgatattcaaaagaattgtaaaaaaagagTATAGTTTGTAGCGCCCATTctgctcaggtctgaggcattctcttTGGAATGGGCGGTAGTTTTAGACTTTCAAAAAGctatgtcacatcctattttgaataaaaatatttgaatttgaatattactaTTGAGCCCTCCTATACAGTTTTTAGTAAACTTCAAGAacaattagtaaaaatatataagattttgtatagatttttaagaaggtagtTCTCATGCAACTTTCAATAGCTTTAATAGGATGACAAAGTATTCTCcatatactttattataatcTTATTGATATTCTGTTGTATTTAATCCATATCCTCTGTGGTATTAGTAATTAATCCGATTGCAATCCGAATATTAGTCTACCAGAATACGTTGCTCGGGAATATTTGTGAATGTGTTGATGCCAATAAAAGGCataagaggcatttattttctcaaaattgattcctttagaattctttttgatgtcatttcttatactactagagactactaccacttcggaaacaaatggcgctctgagagagaagaagcggcgcaagaaactctcccagcattctttttttttgcgctcttttcaatatatacatacatactaatTCTCTTGTCTATATTAACAACCATTCCATCGCGTACAAGATGTTTATTTTCGCATACTTTGAAAAAGCAATATATTAGAAATTCCTCTCGTTGTTTGACAAGGGAATTTAATTTACAGTCGcgtaatttacaatatattgtttCAGGCACTACTTGATTCTTATGCCACTGGCGTGTTTCATTCTGCCCACCTACATTCCGACATTATGGGGAGAGTCCATCTGGAATGCGTACTTCGTTTGTGCAGTATTCCGATATGTCTACGTACTGAACGTTACGTGGCTGGTCAACTCTGCAGCCCATAAGTGGGGGAGCAAACCGTACGACAAAAACATCAACCCAGTCGAAACAAAATCAGTGTCGCTGGTCGTTTTAGGTGAGGGCTTCCACAACTACCATCACGTTTTCCCTTGGGACTATAAAACTGCCGAGTTGGGAAACTATTCTCTGAAccttactaaattatttattgatacgATGGCAAAGATTGGTTGGGCTTATGATCTCAAGACTGTATCCTCTGAGGTCATAGAGAAACGAGTTAAGAGAACAGGTGATGGCTCGCACGAAGAATGGGGATACGAAGAAATAATTGATACGAATGATAAAACCCAATAATTccatgtaatatttatatattgcacGATACCAAATACAGGAAAAGTATTCTTATACAAGTTCCACGATGTGATattatagattatttaaattattgttgtcTGGTTTTGGATTTGTAATACAttgataacttatttatttgtgtaaatactaAGGCCAAAGGTGATGATACCTATATAGATAAAAGATTGTACGGACAAGACTTTTAATATGAGActctagtaataaaataatagatatagattatttcttttatttaacaaCCTAAAAGGATTCAACATatataatttaccagtgggaggctgctttacacaggatgacggctagattatgggtaccacaacggcgcctatttctgccatggaGCAGAaatgtgtcagcattactggctttcggtctgaagggcgccgtagttagtgaaattactgggaaaatgagacttaacatcttgtctcaatgtgacaagcgcagttatagtgccgatcagaatttttgggtctttcaagaattctaaacggcactgaattgtaatgagtagggcctatcaattaccatcagctgaacgtcctgctcgtctcataccTTATTTTCCTATACGTATTCATGTTTAATACGTATTTTGTAGTGATTCcggattaatatattatattttgatatgatACACATTATAAGCTTTAGTGATTATAACATACGATGGGAGTGAATCATAGGTTTCTCAAGACACACGCACTGAATGATGTCCATGTGCGTATGTGGAGATGAACAAAGCGAGCGAGAGAGACGAACATATCTAAAGGAGACAGCGAGATAGAAAAGGATAGCCAATCTATTGTTGTTGTAAACGATTTCGTTGGACAAGTCGTACAAAATCAGCCACGCTTCACACAAGCTCCTTAGTATGTTGattattaaaccactagctaacgcacatatTGTCAAACCAAAATTGGTCACCTAACAGTTTCCAATCGGTGCGCTGTCCCAAAATCTCGGATTTCCATAAAATGAATTAGGGTCATTTGCAAAATATGAGATGGCCGCAGCGAAAAATATACCTATGTAGTATGTTATATGGATGATCTCGTTTTAAGGTTTTCAGGGTTTCAAAGGACTTATTTGGGATGGGTTATTAATATACTAGATTGCTACAAAGCGACTATGATTTCTACAATATGGTTTTGTTCAAGGTTCTGTTGTAAATAAACAACGAATTCAAGATTCTAtatgaatattgtttttatagttCTTGGGGTAAAAGAGAACAAAGTTGTGATTACCTACTTCTGAAATCTAAGCCTTGTAAAGATATTGCAGCACTATGAATATGGTTTCCAAGGTTCTCGGGGACTCACAGAAGGAAATTAGAGAGGTTTAAATTCTGGATacacaacaaaattattaaatatttccgCAATATTGATGAAAGGTAAATGTCTGAtgcaaaaatttaaaacacgtttggtaataatataaatataactggtttat contains the following coding sequences:
- the LOC126971643 gene encoding acyl-CoA Delta-9 desaturase-like isoform X1; the encoded protein is MFDNSVCLKEMPPHNQQTASWALFESDMAKEAAPVLPSAEKRKWQIVWRNVILFALLHIGGVYGGYLFLTKAMWATRIFAVALYLASGLGITAGAHRLWAHKSYKAKLPLRIMLTVFNTIAFQDSVLDWARDHRMHHKYSETDADPHNATRGFFFSHIGWLLVRKHPEIKAKGPTIELDDLRADPVLRFQKKHYLILMPLACFILPTYIPTLWGESIWNAYFVCAVFRYVYVLNVTWLVNSAAHKWGSKPYDKNINPVETKSVSLVVLGEGFHNYHHVFPWDYKTAELGNYSLNLTKLFIDTMAKIGWAYDLKTVSSEVIEKRVKRTGDGSHEEWGYEEIIDTNDKTQ
- the LOC126971643 gene encoding acyl-CoA Delta-9 desaturase-like isoform X2 → MPPHNQQTASWALFESDMAKEAAPVLPSAEKRKWQIVWRNVILFALLHIGGVYGGYLFLTKAMWATRIFAVALYLASGLGITAGAHRLWAHKSYKAKLPLRIMLTVFNTIAFQDSVLDWARDHRMHHKYSETDADPHNATRGFFFSHIGWLLVRKHPEIKAKGPTIELDDLRADPVLRFQKKHYLILMPLACFILPTYIPTLWGESIWNAYFVCAVFRYVYVLNVTWLVNSAAHKWGSKPYDKNINPVETKSVSLVVLGEGFHNYHHVFPWDYKTAELGNYSLNLTKLFIDTMAKIGWAYDLKTVSSEVIEKRVKRTGDGSHEEWGYEEIIDTNDKTQ